A section of the Myxococcus xanthus genome encodes:
- the fusA gene encoding elongation factor G: MAREYPLDRYRNIGIMAHIDAGKTTTTERILFYTGAIHRMGEVHEGNTTTDWMVQERERGITITSAAISAFWARHDQRYRVNIIDTPGHVDFTIEVERSLRVLDGAITVFDAVNGVEPQSETVWRQADKYKVPRICFINKMDRVGADFEMSVGTIREKLGARAVRMQLPLGAEDKHRGVIDLLKMKALVFQDSEQGSHYEESDIPEEFKEAADAARAELLEAAAEQDDALTEKFLEGVELTEDEVRGAIRKGCLGLKLFPVFCGSAFRHKGVQPLLDAVVDYLPSPLEVPPIHGKTPNGEDAVRETRDDAPFSALAFKIMNDPAFQSQTLTFLRVYSGKLEAGTAVWNSVKGKRERISRLVQMRADKKDEITECYAGDICAVVGLKLAGTGDTLCDDKQPIILERMDFPEPVIDIAIEPKSTADQDKILQSLQRLAMEDPSFRVRTNEETGQTLIAGMGELHLEIIVDRLLREFKVDANIGKPQVAYRETVTTQVEMEGKYIRQTGGRGQYGHIWLRVAPNEPGKGFSFENKVTGGVVSKEFVDAVKAGCAEAMQNGPVAGYPMVDVKVEAFDGSMHDVDSSEIAFKIAGSLAFKDAVRMATPVLLEPIMNCEIVTPDDFMGDVIGDLNGRRGKVQGMTPRPGRVQAIQAQVPLAAMFGYSTDLRSRSQGRATYTMQFSHYAPAPKTALNR, translated from the coding sequence ATGGCCCGTGAGTACCCCCTCGATCGCTACCGCAACATCGGCATCATGGCGCACATCGATGCCGGCAAGACGACGACCACGGAGCGCATTCTCTTCTACACCGGCGCCATCCACCGGATGGGCGAGGTGCACGAAGGCAACACCACCACCGACTGGATGGTCCAGGAGCGTGAGCGCGGCATTACGATCACGTCCGCCGCCATCTCCGCCTTCTGGGCCCGGCACGACCAGCGCTACCGCGTCAACATCATCGACACGCCGGGACACGTGGACTTCACCATCGAGGTGGAGCGCAGCCTGCGCGTGCTGGACGGCGCCATCACGGTGTTCGACGCGGTGAACGGCGTGGAGCCGCAGTCGGAGACGGTGTGGCGCCAGGCGGACAAGTACAAGGTCCCTCGCATCTGCTTCATCAACAAGATGGACCGGGTGGGCGCCGACTTCGAGATGTCCGTGGGGACCATCCGCGAGAAGCTGGGCGCGCGTGCGGTCCGCATGCAGCTGCCGCTGGGCGCGGAGGACAAGCACCGCGGCGTCATCGACCTGCTGAAGATGAAGGCCCTGGTATTCCAGGACTCGGAGCAGGGCAGCCACTACGAAGAGTCGGACATCCCCGAGGAGTTCAAGGAGGCGGCGGATGCTGCCCGCGCCGAGCTGCTGGAGGCCGCGGCCGAGCAGGATGACGCGCTGACGGAGAAGTTCCTCGAGGGCGTGGAGCTGACCGAGGACGAAGTGCGTGGCGCCATCCGCAAGGGCTGCCTGGGCCTGAAGCTGTTCCCGGTGTTCTGCGGTTCGGCCTTCCGCCACAAGGGCGTGCAGCCGCTGCTGGACGCGGTGGTGGACTACCTGCCCAGCCCGCTGGAGGTGCCGCCCATCCACGGCAAGACGCCCAACGGCGAGGATGCCGTGCGCGAGACGCGGGACGACGCGCCCTTCAGCGCGCTGGCGTTCAAGATCATGAACGACCCCGCGTTCCAGTCCCAGACGCTGACGTTTCTCCGCGTGTACTCCGGCAAGCTGGAGGCGGGCACTGCGGTGTGGAACTCGGTGAAGGGCAAGCGCGAGCGCATCAGCCGGCTCGTGCAGATGCGCGCGGACAAGAAGGACGAAATCACCGAGTGCTATGCCGGTGATATCTGCGCCGTGGTGGGCCTGAAGCTGGCCGGCACGGGCGACACGCTCTGCGACGACAAGCAGCCCATCATCCTGGAGCGGATGGATTTCCCCGAGCCGGTCATCGACATCGCCATCGAGCCGAAGTCGACGGCGGACCAGGACAAGATCCTCCAGTCGCTGCAGCGCCTGGCCATGGAGGACCCGTCCTTCCGCGTAAGGACGAACGAAGAGACAGGGCAGACGCTCATCGCAGGCATGGGCGAACTCCACCTGGAAATCATCGTCGACCGCCTCCTGCGCGAGTTCAAGGTCGACGCGAACATCGGCAAGCCCCAGGTGGCCTACCGCGAGACCGTCACCACGCAGGTGGAGATGGAAGGGAAGTACATCCGCCAGACGGGTGGCCGAGGCCAGTACGGCCATATCTGGCTGCGCGTGGCCCCCAATGAGCCGGGGAAGGGATTCTCCTTCGAGAACAAGGTCACCGGCGGCGTGGTCTCCAAGGAGTTCGTCGACGCGGTGAAGGCCGGGTGCGCCGAGGCCATGCAGAACGGCCCGGTGGCCGGCTACCCCATGGTGGACGTGAAGGTGGAGGCCTTCGACGGCTCCATGCACGACGTGGACTCCAGCGAGATTGCGTTCAAGATCGCCGGCTCGCTGGCCTTCAAGGACGCCGTGCGCATGGCCACGCCCGTGCTCCTCGAGCCCATCATGAACTGCGAAATCGTCACGCCTGATGACTTCATGGGCGACGTCATCGGCGACCTGAACGGGCGGCGTGGGAAGGTGCAGGGGATGACCCCCCGGCCTGGTCGTGTGCAGGCCATCCAGGCGCAGGTGCCCCTGGCGGCCATGTTCGGCTACTCGACCGACCTGCGCAGCCGCAGCCAGGGAAGGGCGACCTACACCATGCAGTTCAGTCACTACGCGCCCGCGCCCAAGACGGCGCTCAACCG